TTTCCGGGAACGGGAATTGATCCTGTCACGTTCAACGCGTTGATGGGAGCGGGATTGTCCATTCCGTCGCTGACAGGAATCGACCGTCCGTCCAAGCCAACGGCAGAAAGCGGGTCGTACCTCGAATTCGGAAAAGTGGAACTGCAGCACCCGCTCTTCGAAGGCATGTTCGAATCAAGAAGAGGGCAGCCCCCGGCAGGCTCTTCGGCAGGAGGATCGGCTGCGGCGATTCGCATGGAGTCTCCGCGCGTCCGTACATCGGCCCGATTCGCGTTGACTCCTCAGTCCAACCCGGTCATCGCCTTGACGAATGGTGCACCATTTCTCGCTGAACAGCGACTCGGCACAGGACGGATCTTTCTCTTCGCCGTGCCGCCAACGACAGACTGGTCTGATCTTCCGCTCAAGGGCATTTTTGTCCCGTTGCTTCACCGATCAGTACTCTATCTCGCCCGCGCGCAAGCGCGACCGGAGGAAGCGCTCCCAGGATCAGAAGTCGTTGTCCGAAGCAGTGTCGCCACGAGCGGGACATGGACAATTCGCAACCCGCAGAAGGTCGACGTTGTCGCGACGCCGACTCTTCAGGCATTTCAGCAGTCACTTCGTTTCAGCGGAACGGATCAACCGGGGATCTACACCGTTCTTGCGAAAAAAGAAAAACTTGAACAATTCGTCGTGAACCTGGATTCGCGTGAATCACAGACACAAAAAGCAACAACCGCCGAAATCAGCTCGCTGCTTGACGCTCTGGGCATTGATCGAAGCGCGGTGCGGGAATCAAGCAACAGTGACACGATCGGGCGCACAGTCCTCGAATCACGCTTTGGCGTCGAACTCTGGAAGTATCTTCTGATTCTCGCCCTGATTGTTGCGGTGATCGAACTCCTGGTTGCACGCTCCACCAGACAAGAAACCGGACCGGCATAGTATGATAGAACTGGAAAAAGAAGGTGGTAAAGAACGGTGTATTCTCGTCGGCGTTTCCACTCGGGCCGTCGGCCGCGAAGAGACCGAAGAATACCTTGACGAGCTGGCGTTACTTGCAGACACAGCCGGCGCCGAAGTGTTCGCCCGCATTAGTCAGGACCGCGACCGGATCGACGCTGCGACCTTCATAGGAAAAGGGAAAGTCGAAGAAATCCAGAAACTGGTCGAAGAACAGAAGATCCAACTCGTCATCTTCGACGACGATCTGAACGCTGTGCAGGTCAGAAACCTGGAGAAGATCCTGGAATGCAAGGTGCTCGATCGGAGCGGACTGATTCTTGACATTTTTGTTACTCGGGCAAAATCGAATGAGGCCAGGACGCAGGTGGAGCTTGCTCAACTTCAGTATTTTCTCCCCCGCCTCACACGCCAATGGACTCACCTCTCGAAGCAGTTCGGCGGTATTGGAACGAAAGGCCCGGGTGAAACGCAGATCGAGACCGACCGGCGGATGATCCGCTCACGCATCAGTCACCTCAAGGAAAAACTGGAGCGTATCGCCCAACAGCGCGTGACCCAGCGAAAAGGCCGGCTCCATCATACACGCGCAGCGCTCGTCGGTTACACCAATGCGGGGAAATCGACCCTCTTGAATCTTCTGTCAGGATCTGAGGTTTTCGTAGAAGACCGCCTGTTCGCCACACTGGATCCGACCACGCGCGTCGTCCAGCTCAGCCCCTCGAATCAGATGCTCATGACGGACACCGTCGGGTTCATCCGCAAACTCCCTCACCATCTCGTGGCATCGTTCAAGAGCACACTGGAAGAGATCACGGAAGCCGATCTGTTGCTCCACGTCATCGACGTTTCGGCCAAGACATTCGAAGACCAGATCAAAGTGGTCAACGAGACACTCGCCGAACTTGGCGCGGACGAGAGACCAACCCTGTTGGTGTTCAACAAGATCGACCTGCTGACGGACAGGACAGTTCTTCAGGCGTTGTCTGCCGAATATCCAAACAGTGTTTTCATATCGGCCGCGCGCGGTATCAATATCCTGGGACTGAAGGATGCGGTGCTCCAACTGCTCGAGTCCGAATTTGTCGAGGAGCTTGTGCGAATTCCGCAGGACCAGCAGAAACTGATATCCCAGCTCCACTCAGCCGGGGAAGTGCTGGACAGGAGCTACGAAGATAATGATGTGATCTTACGGATGAGGATTCGACGGAGGGACAAGACCCGGATCGAGAACCTCATCCATCAAAAATAACTTCCTTATAGAGGCGCTCCCGCCTGCAGAGTCACGGGGTGAGTTTGGGATTGTAGGGTTTCAAGGCGAGGACGATGGGGGCCAGCGGCCTGGGTCCGAGCAGCATTCCTTTTATCTCGATGACTATTGTTTCCCCCGCTATTTTCAGCCACGGATTTCCGGTTGTTTCGGTATCACTCCCCTGAAGCGTCATCGTATACGAACTACCCGGAGAGACCACGACGTACGGCATAGGCTGGAACCGGTCGTTGAACGGGTAGCGGACGTTGACAGAGGTCCCCTTCAAGTAGGCTTGCTGCAGGTTCAGAGGATCCAGGCTTTTATTGCGGAACACAAATCCAATCGTGGAGTTAAAGCGGTCGGTAATGACGTAGTGTGCCGACAAATCAATTTCGAACCTTCCGCGCTCATCTTTGTACACGAACCGTTCACAATTGCACTCGTCGGTCGTGACGATGTAGGGATAGGTCGACGTACATGAAGAGAACAACACAAGCGCGAGTACTGCCAGGAGCGCCGGCTTCATCTTCTATCTCTCAGGCGACTTGATGACCGTCTGGCCCGCGAAAATCCGCTTGAACTCTTCCGCATCCTGCAACCCGCCGACGACATCCACCCAATGCATGGGAATAACTGTATGCGGTTTGAAGGCGTTCGCTGCGTCTGCGGCTTCGTGGGCAGTCATCGTATACGTCCCTCCGATCGGCAGGAGAGCAAAGTCGGTCACGACCCTCTTCATCTCGGGCGTGAAATCCGAATCGCCGCTGTGATAAATCTTCTGTCCTGTCGACAACGCAATCACATAGCCAACCCAGTTGCTTTGTTTCGGATGAAACTGTTTGCCGATGTTGTATGCAGGAACCGTCCGGATTTTAAGCTCGCCGATGTTGTAGATCTCGCCCGGAGAAACAGCAATCACTGTCCCTTTGATCTGGTACGCGACGTCTTTGGGAGCGAGGAATGCGGTCTCCGCCTTGCTGATTTTCGAGATATCTTCTTTGGAAAAGTGATCGAAATGGGCGTGGGTGATGAAAATGATGTCCGCCTTCGGCACGTTCTCTTTCAACTTCCAGGGATCAATGTAGATCTGCGTCGCGCCGTCTTCGATCCGGAACGACGCGTGCCCCAGCCAGTGAATGTGTTGATGATTCATTGTGTGTCCTTTCCACGGAACGGGCGGTCGGATCCTGAATCACGCAACCCTCTTCCCTTCTAGACAGCTCCCTTCGCCAATCGCTCTCTCGCAGCGGCGAACCCGGGTTTGATCTTGTCATAGATAACGGCGATCCGGCGCTTGTACGGCATGAATGCGCTCTTCATGGCGTTGATCGTCAGTTTTTCGAGATCGTCGAGCTTCAGGTCGAAAACGTCCGCAGCGGTCTGATATTCGTCTGTCAGCGTGATGTTGCTCATGAGCCGGTCGTCCGTATTGAGCGTCACTCTGAACTTATACCGGTAGTAGATTCCGAAAGGATGCTCTTTTATGCTCTTGACCGCACCGGTATGGACATTGCTGGTGAGGCACATTTCGAGCGGGAGGCGCTTGTCGAGGACGTATTGCGCCAATCTACCCATATTGAGCACCTCGCCATCCTTCACCTTCATATCCTCAATCAGCCTGGTAGCGTGGCCGATGCGATGCGCGCCGCACCATTGAATGGCCTGCCAGATCGATTCTTTGCCGAACGCCTCCCCGGCATGGATTGTAATATTGAAGTTCTCACGCTGAATGTAGTGAAAGGCGTCAACGTGTTTCTTGGGAGGATAGCCCCCTTCCTCACCCGCGAGGTCGAAGCCCACGACTCCTCGATCACGGAAATCCACCGCAAGCTCGGCGATTTCGTCTGAGAAATGCGGCTCCATGTTCCGCATCGCACAGAGAATGAGTCCGTAGTCGACACCGAAATCGCTCTTCCCCCGCTCAAGCCCCTTGAGCACGGAACGGACCACAGTTTCATTGTGCAGTCCTTTTTGCCTGTGGAAAACCGGAGCAAATCTAGTCTCCACGTACACCACGCCGTCCTTCTTCATGTCTTCAACCATTTCATACGCCACCCGCTCCAGCGATTCCTCGGTCTGCATTACACCGCTCGTATGCTCAAATCCTTCGAGGAAGAGCGGAAGGCTCCCCCGGGTCGCTCCGCGGTAAAACCACTCGGCCAACTCACCCGGATCCGTCGTGGGAAGTTTGTCGTACTTGGTCTCCTTCGCCAGATCTATCACGGTCTGCGGGCGAAGACCTCCGTCAAGATGATCGTGCAGGAGGACTTTGGGAACCTGACGCAGGAACTCTTTCGTGTATTTCATAGACCCCTCTCGTTTATCAATGACCTAGTCCAAAGAACCGATTCTCTGCTCAACACGGTTCAACACCGCATTGTTCCGCACCAGCTCAAGAGCCTTTTGAATATCCGTGTGCAACACTCTGTCTCGTTCCAGATGATCGATATGCGAACGAACAAACCGGTACGCTGCCTCCACGCCTTCCCCCGCCTTGATGGTTCGGCCTCCCTCGATCTTCCGCGTGAAGTCGAGCCCCTGGCTTGCGCACAACATTTCGATTGCGAGCACAGTCTGGGCATTCTTGAGCACCCTCCACGCCTTCTGCGCCCCGATGGAACCCATGCTGTTGTGATCTTCCTGGTTTGCAGACGTCGGGATTGAATCGACGCTCGCTGGATGGCAAAGGACCTTGTTCTCTGATACAAGGGATGCGGCGGTATATTGGGCGATCATGTATCCCGAGTTCAGTCCCCCTTTTTCCGTGAGGAAGCGCGGGAGTCCGCTGAGCGAACCATTGACGAGCCTCTCGGTGCGACGTTCAGAAATATTCGCAAGCTCTGCCAGGGCGATGGCAAGAAAGTCCATGGCGAGCGCTATGGGCTGACCGTGGAAATTCCCCCCTTCGAGATGAGCCTTGTCGGAAGGAAAGATGAGCGGGTTGTCGTTGGCGGAGTTTATTTCGGTGGTGATCACGCCATACACATACCCGATCGCGTCTCTCGATGCTCCGTGGACTTGCGGGATGCAGCGAATCGAATAAGCGTCCTGGACTCTTGGATCGTTGTACCGGTGCGAGCCCCGGATTTCACTTTTCTTCATCAAGCGTCTCATGCTCCGGGCCACAGCGATCTGACCTTTATAGGGTCTGAGCTTGTGAATCCTCGGGTCGAATGGAGTGTCACTGCCGCGCAGGGCTTCGACGCTCATTCCCGCCACCACATCGGCAAGCTTGCAGAGCGCCATCGCCTGATGCACAGCGAGAGCGGCAAACGCCGTCATCATTTGCGTCCCATTGATCAGCGCGAGGCCTTCCTTGGCAGCAAGTCGGATTGGTTTGAGTCCAACACTTGCAAGGGCATGGGATGCCGAAACCGTTTTACGCGACCGGTCTGTCCAGGTGGGCGCCTGGGAATGATCGTTCTCGAGCCATACCTTCCCTTTCCCCATCATCGCAAGAACAAGGTGGGCAAGCTGGACAAGGTCTCCGCTTGCTCCGACGGATCCCTGGGACGGCACGACAGGTGTGATTCCCCGCCGCAGCATCTCGAGCACCATCTCTACCGTTTCGAGCCGCGCTCCTGAATGCCCCTTCGCCAAGGCGTTCGCCCGAAGAACCATCATGGCCCTCACCACTTCCGGCGGAAGCGGTTCGCCGGCTCCTGCCGCGTGACTGAGAATCAGATTTTCCTGGAGCTGTTCGATGTCTTTCAGGTCGATCCGAACATTGCTGAATTCTCCGAAGCCGGTCGTGACGCCATAGACCGTGCGATCGGAATCAACCCACTCATCAATGAGCCGTCGTGCCGCCACAACTCTTCTCTTCGCACCCGGCGTCAACTCGACGCGCACGTTCTGGCGCGCGATTTCATCGAGAAGCGGAATCGTCAGTGAGTTGCCGTCGAGAAAAAACGTCTTCATCGGGGAGCCTTGGCGGTGAGCTTTCTGTGGATATCAATGGCAATTTACGGTTGACTTACCTGAGATTCAACCTTGAGCGTCATGTGATGCCGATGATTGACTTTTCTGACGAATCTCGTTATTATCTCGCGAGATTTCTTTGGGGTTTGTACGACCTCATCGGCTCCCCACTCTCCGGCCGCATTGACTTCCCTGTGAAGTCCTGGGCAGCGACAGTCAACAGGGGCTTCAGGCTTTACCCAATAAACGGCGATCCCGATATCATGGACGAACAGAAAATCCGCGTTTTGCTCGCTGACGACGAAGACGCACTGAGAACAACCATCGCCGCGTGGCTCAGCGACGAAGGATTCGATGTGGAACAGGCGGCGGACGGGCTTGAGGCGATCAAGCTGGTTCAGACCAAGGATTTTGACATAGCCTTGCTCGACATCAAGATGCCGGGCGTGAACGGACTTGAAGTTCTTCGGTTCATCACGAAGAATTCGCCGACCACCGACGCGGTGATGATGACTGCGATGAGCGATGTCAACATGGCGGTCGAAGCCATGAAGCTGGGGTCGAAGGAGTATCTCACCAAACCGATCGATCTCGACCAGCTCGTTCCCCAGCTGCACTTGCTGATAAGCAAACGCGATGCCGAGCAGCGCATCCGGCAGTTGCAGTCCGAACACACCTCAAGGTTGCTTTATGATCTCCATAATCCAATTTCGGGCCTTCGGCAAAGCATCGGATATCTGGTGAAAGAAATGGCTGGACCCGTGAGCGAGCATCAGAAAGAGTTGTTGGGGTACATGACCAACTCGATCGACCGGGTCATAGGCCTTCTCACCGATATGATGGACCTTACGAAGCTGGAAGCAGGAAGAGTGCGGCTCAACAAGGGAATCAGCGAGGTGAGCGACCTCGTCCAGGAGGCTGCGCAGGAGTTCCACGTTCCGCTTCAAGCCAACAAGGTCACCATCGATATTCATCCCGAACCCGATGTTCCGGCAATTGAATTCGATCGACAGAAAATTCACCAGGTCCTGCAAAATCTGTTGAGCAACGCTGTCCGCACGACTCCGGGACAGGGAGTCGTTGTAATCCACATCCGGAAAATTGCCATGGTGATGGAAGAGGGGCAGCAGCCGGCTGACTATGTGATGGTTTCCGTTTTCAACAGCGGTCCCGGCATTCCTCAGGAAGAGCTCGCGGGCCTCTTCGATCGCTATCGGAACGTCACGAACCCAAAAGACGATCAGAAAACGAATCTCGGCCTCATCATCTGCCAGCGTATTCTCGAGGCTCACAGCGGCAGAATCTGGGTCGAGTCGGAAACCGACAAAGGAGCAACGTTCTACTTTGCGCTTCCAATCCGTTAGCGAGGGTACAGGAGAATGAGCGCATCAAAAGCGCCAACATCAATTCTTGCTGTCGACGACGAAACCGCTATCCTGTCCGCCCTCAAAGGGGTGCTGGAGCAAGAGGGGTATGAGGTTCAAACCGCACAGGATGGTGTCACCGCCATCAATTGTATCCAGTCGTCTCCGTTCGACATCGTGCTGCTCGATGTCAAGATGCCCCGTGTTGATGGCATTGAAGTTCTTCGGTTCATCAAAGAACATTATCTCGACACGCAGGTCATCATGCTGACCGGCATGAGCGATGTCCGGACTGCCGTGGAATGCATGCAGGTAGGAGCCTTCCACTACGTTACCAAGCCCTATGCGATTGATGAATTACTGACAATCATCAAGCGCGCTCTCGAGCGGAAGCAGCTCGTACTCCAGAACAAGGCCCTGCGGACCGAGCTGGACCGGCATACCATTTCTTCGCAGATCGTCAGCCAGAGCAAGGCGTTTCTCGATATTCTGAATCTCGCCGCGCGCATCGCACCGACGGATTCCACCGTCCTCATACAGGGAGCCAGCGGTACCGGCAAAGAACTCATCGCCAATTTTCTCCATGCGAACAGCGCCCGGAAGAGCGCACCGATGTTGGCGCTGAACTGCTCCTCCATACCGGAAACGCTCATCGAAAGTGAGATATTCGGTCATGAGAAGGGCGCATTCACCGACGCAAGCTCCGCGAAAGAGGGATTGGTGGAGATCTCGCACGAGGGAACATTGTTCCTCGACGAAATCGGTGAGATCTCCATGATGATCCAGCCGAAGCTGCTCCGGTTTCTTCAAACCGGTGAGTACCGTCGTGTCGGCGGAAACAAGAACCTGAAATCCGACGTGCGCATCATCTCGGCTACAAACAAGGACCTGCTGCAGGAAGTCGCGGCCGGCCGGTTCCGTGAAGATCTTCTGTACCGGTTGAACGTGATCACGCTCAATCTTCCCTCATTGCGGGAACGTAAGGAGGATATCCCCCTCCTGGTCGAGCATTTTCTGAAGAAGCACTTCCGTGCAAAGGGCCCGAAACGGGTGGATGAAAAGGCCCTGGAATTGCTGGTGAAATATGATTGGCCGGGAAACGTGCGAGAGCTGGAAAACGTCATCGAGCGTGCTGCCATACTTTCACGTGATGAGCTCATCAGAGTGGACGACCTTGCCCTCCCCATCGGCAATCGCTCGTTGATCGAGCCGCTGATGCCGATCGATCCCGGGAACCCCCGGCTCGGGAGCGCCGTCCCGATGACGGAGATCGAGAAAGCTCACATCGACGGCGTACTGAAATCAGTGAGTTGGAACAAGAACATAGCAGCAAAAATCCTCGGCATCAGTCTGAAGACGCTCTATACGAAGATCCAGCAGTACGAACTCACCAAACCCTGAGCAGTTGAAATCTCGGACCGGAATTGACTAAAGGTCGACCACTGCTGCATGCTGTTTTGATTCCTGCCCGACAGGTATGATCATTTATCTGCTTCGCCACGGCGATGCCATTGACTCCTCACGATTCGAAGATCATGATCGGCCATTGAGCAATTTTGGCCTGCGGCAGGCATCCGCAGTCGGCATGTATCTCGCCGGGACACGCGCGGAGTTAAGTCTGATCTATTGCAGTCCGCTGCTGCGGGCACGACAGACAGCGGAGGCCGTCCAGCGGCAGTTGAAACCAGTATCGGTGCAAACGACCGAATCGCTCCTCTCATCCAGCGACCCGAAGCAGATTGTCGGGGAACTTCGAAAAGCCCGACAGCGGAATGTGCTGCTGGTCGGTCACGAACCCCACCTCAGCCGGACCATCTCTGTTCTCCTTTGGGAGGATATCCGGAGCCGGGTTGAGATGAGAAAATGCAGCCTCGCTTGCATTTCCACAGCGGATCCTCTAGAGGAAGGACGCGGTGTCCTCCAGTGGCTTCTTGAATCCAATCACACGCTGAAGGACTGATTCTCAAGAACGCCTCACCGGGAATCAGCCGTGATCTGAAGTGAAAACGCCGGAGGCGCTTGATCACCTGTGCCGGAGCGCATTCCGTGTGGTGAAGCAAAGGCGATTGACAACACGCACATCGATTGGGAAGGAACACACCATGGATTTGAAAACCGTCACCATCGAAAAACCGGAAGCGACAAATTTCATTCTGGGGCAATCGCATTTTATCAAGACGGTCGAGGACATTCATGAGGCTATCGTTCAGACGAACTCACACATGAAGTTCGGACTTGGATTCTGCGAATCGTCCGGCCCAGCCCTTGTCCGGTACACGGGCAACGATTCCTCGCTGATCGAACTCGCGAAACAAAACGCCCTCGCTCTTTCATGCGGGCATTGTTTCATTCTTTTCATGGAGAATGGCTTTCCCGTCAACATCCTCAATACAATCAAGAACATACCAGAGGTGTGCGGCATATTTTGCGCCACTGCAAACCCTGTCGAGGTCATCGTCGCAGAGACGCCTCAGGGAAGAGGCATCCTGGGAGTCATCGACGGTGTGAAAACAAAGGGAATTGAAACAGAGACCGATATCAAGACACGGAAAGAATTCCTGAGAACAATCGGTTACAAGCTCTAATGAACCCGGGACACCCGTTGGTCAGACGGGGTCCTGCGACAACAACGAATATCATCAGAGGCCCCAATGAAAAAGCTCTTCCCGTTCCTCGTTCTCGCAAGCCTGCTGGCAGGATGCGCACCAAGCCATACGTTCATCACAGATGCCAAAACTATTGGGCCATACAGCCCGGCAGTGAAAGTAGGCCCCTTCCTCTACCTCTCGGGCCAGATTGCGATGAAGCCCGGGACAACCGAGCTCGCAGGGGACGATGTGGAAACACAGGCTCGTCAAGCCCTCGAGAACATCAAGTCGATCCTGTCGAAGGCCGGCTACGAGATGGCCGATGTCGTGCAGTGCACGGTA
The nucleotide sequence above comes from Ignavibacteriales bacterium. Encoded proteins:
- the hflX gene encoding GTPase HflX, producing MIELEKEGGKERCILVGVSTRAVGREETEEYLDELALLADTAGAEVFARISQDRDRIDAATFIGKGKVEEIQKLVEEQKIQLVIFDDDLNAVQVRNLEKILECKVLDRSGLILDIFVTRAKSNEARTQVELAQLQYFLPRLTRQWTHLSKQFGGIGTKGPGETQIETDRRMIRSRISHLKEKLERIAQQRVTQRKGRLHHTRAALVGYTNAGKSTLLNLLSGSEVFVEDRLFATLDPTTRVVQLSPSNQMLMTDTVGFIRKLPHHLVASFKSTLEEITEADLLLHVIDVSAKTFEDQIKVVNETLAELGADERPTLLVFNKIDLLTDRTVLQALSAEYPNSVFISAARGINILGLKDAVLQLLESEFVEELVRIPQDQQKLISQLHSAGEVLDRSYEDNDVILRMRIRRRDKTRIENLIHQK
- a CDS encoding MBL fold metallo-hydrolase, with amino-acid sequence MNHQHIHWLGHASFRIEDGATQIYIDPWKLKENVPKADIIFITHAHFDHFSKEDISKISKAETAFLAPKDVAYQIKGTVIAVSPGEIYNIGELKIRTVPAYNIGKQFHPKQSNWVGYVIALSTGQKIYHSGDSDFTPEMKRVVTDFALLPIGGTYTMTAHEAADAANAFKPHTVIPMHWVDVVGGLQDAEEFKRIFAGQTVIKSPER
- a CDS encoding adenosine deaminase, translating into MKYTKEFLRQVPKVLLHDHLDGGLRPQTVIDLAKETKYDKLPTTDPGELAEWFYRGATRGSLPLFLEGFEHTSGVMQTEESLERVAYEMVEDMKKDGVVYVETRFAPVFHRQKGLHNETVVRSVLKGLERGKSDFGVDYGLILCAMRNMEPHFSDEIAELAVDFRDRGVVGFDLAGEEGGYPPKKHVDAFHYIQRENFNITIHAGEAFGKESIWQAIQWCGAHRIGHATRLIEDMKVKDGEVLNMGRLAQYVLDKRLPLEMCLTSNVHTGAVKSIKEHPFGIYYRYKFRVTLNTDDRLMSNITLTDEYQTAADVFDLKLDDLEKLTINAMKSAFMPYKRRIAVIYDKIKPGFAAARERLAKGAV
- the hutH gene encoding histidine ammonia-lyase — translated: MKTFFLDGNSLTIPLLDEIARQNVRVELTPGAKRRVVAARRLIDEWVDSDRTVYGVTTGFGEFSNVRIDLKDIEQLQENLILSHAAGAGEPLPPEVVRAMMVLRANALAKGHSGARLETVEMVLEMLRRGITPVVPSQGSVGASGDLVQLAHLVLAMMGKGKVWLENDHSQAPTWTDRSRKTVSASHALASVGLKPIRLAAKEGLALINGTQMMTAFAALAVHQAMALCKLADVVAGMSVEALRGSDTPFDPRIHKLRPYKGQIAVARSMRRLMKKSEIRGSHRYNDPRVQDAYSIRCIPQVHGASRDAIGYVYGVITTEINSANDNPLIFPSDKAHLEGGNFHGQPIALAMDFLAIALAELANISERRTERLVNGSLSGLPRFLTEKGGLNSGYMIAQYTAASLVSENKVLCHPASVDSIPTSANQEDHNSMGSIGAQKAWRVLKNAQTVLAIEMLCASQGLDFTRKIEGGRTIKAGEGVEAAYRFVRSHIDHLERDRVLHTDIQKALELVRNNAVLNRVEQRIGSLD
- a CDS encoding response regulator, which codes for MPMIDFSDESRYYLARFLWGLYDLIGSPLSGRIDFPVKSWAATVNRGFRLYPINGDPDIMDEQKIRVLLADDEDALRTTIAAWLSDEGFDVEQAADGLEAIKLVQTKDFDIALLDIKMPGVNGLEVLRFITKNSPTTDAVMMTAMSDVNMAVEAMKLGSKEYLTKPIDLDQLVPQLHLLISKRDAEQRIRQLQSEHTSRLLYDLHNPISGLRQSIGYLVKEMAGPVSEHQKELLGYMTNSIDRVIGLLTDMMDLTKLEAGRVRLNKGISEVSDLVQEAAQEFHVPLQANKVTIDIHPEPDVPAIEFDRQKIHQVLQNLLSNAVRTTPGQGVVVIHIRKIAMVMEEGQQPADYVMVSVFNSGPGIPQEELAGLFDRYRNVTNPKDDQKTNLGLIICQRILEAHSGRIWVESETDKGATFYFALPIR
- a CDS encoding sigma-54 dependent transcriptional regulator: MSASKAPTSILAVDDETAILSALKGVLEQEGYEVQTAQDGVTAINCIQSSPFDIVLLDVKMPRVDGIEVLRFIKEHYLDTQVIMLTGMSDVRTAVECMQVGAFHYVTKPYAIDELLTIIKRALERKQLVLQNKALRTELDRHTISSQIVSQSKAFLDILNLAARIAPTDSTVLIQGASGTGKELIANFLHANSARKSAPMLALNCSSIPETLIESEIFGHEKGAFTDASSAKEGLVEISHEGTLFLDEIGEISMMIQPKLLRFLQTGEYRRVGGNKNLKSDVRIISATNKDLLQEVAAGRFREDLLYRLNVITLNLPSLRERKEDIPLLVEHFLKKHFRAKGPKRVDEKALELLVKYDWPGNVRELENVIERAAILSRDELIRVDDLALPIGNRSLIEPLMPIDPGNPRLGSAVPMTEIEKAHIDGVLKSVSWNKNIAAKILGISLKTLYTKIQQYELTKP
- the sixA gene encoding phosphohistidine phosphatase SixA, with protein sequence MIIYLLRHGDAIDSSRFEDHDRPLSNFGLRQASAVGMYLAGTRAELSLIYCSPLLRARQTAEAVQRQLKPVSVQTTESLLSSSDPKQIVGELRKARQRNVLLVGHEPHLSRTISVLLWEDIRSRVEMRKCSLACISTADPLEEGRGVLQWLLESNHTLKD
- a CDS encoding adenosine-specific kinase, which produces MDLKTVTIEKPEATNFILGQSHFIKTVEDIHEAIVQTNSHMKFGLGFCESSGPALVRYTGNDSSLIELAKQNALALSCGHCFILFMENGFPVNILNTIKNIPEVCGIFCATANPVEVIVAETPQGRGILGVIDGVKTKGIETETDIKTRKEFLRTIGYKL
- a CDS encoding RidA family protein yields the protein MKKLFPFLVLASLLAGCAPSHTFITDAKTIGPYSPAVKVGPFLYLSGQIAMKPGTTELAGDDVETQARQALENIKSILSKAGYEMADVVQCTVYLKDMNDFAKMNQIYSSFFVQGRFPTRTTVEVSNLPAKARIEITAVACK